The Phycodurus eques isolate BA_2022a chromosome 8, UOR_Pequ_1.1, whole genome shotgun sequence nucleotide sequence cacttttgtttttgctcccatttttcttgaactggactcaaagatctaaaactttttatacatacacaaaaggccatttccctcaagtATTGTtgacaaatctgtctaaatctgttagtgagcatttctcctttgttgagataatccatcccaccacACAGGTGTGGAATaccaagatgctgattagatagcattattattgcacaggtgtgccttaggctgaccacaataaaaggccactctgaaatgagcagttttgctttattgtgggggtcTGAAGGGTCAGAAATCCAGTcagtgaccaccatttgcctcacgcagtgcaacataTCTActtcgcatagagttgatcaggttgttgattgtggcctgtggaatgttgatCTACTCAacttcaatggctgtgcgaagttgctggatgTTGGCAAaactggaacacgctgtcgtatacgccgatccagagcatcTCAAACATGgtcaatgggtgacatgtccagggagtatgctggccatgcaagaactgggatgttttcagcttccaggaattgtgtacagatccttgcaacatggggttgtgcattatcatgctgcaacatgaggtgatggtcgtggatgaatggcacaacaataggcctcaggatctcgtcagggtatctctgtgcattcaaaatgccatcaataaaagGCACCTGTGTTCGTTGCCCATAACATACGCCTTCCCATACCGTAACCCCACTgccaccatgggccactcgatccacaacgttgacatcagcaaaccgctcacccacacgacgccacacacgctgtttgccatctgccctgaacagtgGAAAGcgggattcatccgtgaagagaacacctctccaacgtgccagatgccatcgaatgtgagcattcgcccactcaagtcggttacgatgacgaactgcagtcaggtcgagaccctgatgaggacgacgagcatgcagatgagcttccctgagacggtttctaACACTTggtgcagaaattctttggttatgcgaactgattgttgcagcagctgtccgggtggctggtgtcagacgatcttggaggtgaacatgctggatgtggaggtcctcgGGTGGTGTGATTACACGTGGTCTGTGGTTGTGAGGCTGGTTGGATGTACTGTCTGAAATGCCTTTGGAGACATCTTATGGTAGAGATATGAACATTAAATTCatgggcaacagctctggtggacattcctgcagtcagcatgccaattgcacacGCCCTCAAaacttgcgacatctgtggcattgtgctgtgtgaaactgcacatttcagcgtggtcttttattgtggccagcccatggcacacctgtgcaataatcatgctgtctaatcagcatcttgatatgccacacctgtgaggtgggatggattatctcgacaaaggggaaatgctcactaacacagatttaggcagatttgtgaacaatatttgaggcaaatggccttttgtgtatgtagaaaatgttttagatctttgagtccagctcacaaaaaatgggagcaaaaacaaaagtgttgggtttatatttttgttcagtgtataatGCTAATTATGTTCTATCAGTTGCTAACAAAAGAAGAATATAAACATGACTGAAGGCTATGTAGGCAAAGGATGCAATCATTTGTTAGTGCAATGGTACAGTACAGTGTAGTAATAGCCATACATCTATTTTCGATAAAGTTTATCCTTACTAGAGTCACgggtgtgctgtagcctatcccagctgatttctgGCGAGAAGCGGGTTACACACTAGactagactggtcgccagccaatcgcagggcacatttagacaaacacacaaacaaccattgttTGATAGCTgatatgatagctgggataggctccggcacgcccgcgaccctcgtgaggagaagcggctcagaaaatggatggatggatggatgtcttgaaGATCCCCTgggaatggccaaaatgactcTAAAATGGCCACCTCGATCCAAAATGTGTCAATCCTTTGTGTATTTGGGCATGATTTCTTGAGTTTTCTGTGGGTCAACTTATGATAGACATGCAAACTAAATTTCATGCTGAAAAGTGAAAATGGCCTCCGGGACAGaattttgaaattaattaaataaataatatctgGGGTCCGCTATAGAGGCATTTGTAACTTTTTCCCCAGGATGAAAACACCTGCAAAATTTGGCGGGTTTTGTTCTGGTGTTATAAAAAGTAGTAACGCAGTATTTGATGGATTTAGTTATGGCATTAActattatataattatacagtCCTATTATAAGAAATCTGATTATGAAGTATAAGaagttgtgaattttttttcagagaGGAATTGTCAGTCACAAAATATTTGTAGATCTCTTACTTTACCTGTGTTATGTGTTCAGGTAAAGACCATTGAGCAGTTTTCTTTGGATATTTGTCGCCATTTCCTGACCTCTTTCAACCATGTGCTGAGGGCCAAGGTTCACATGGAGGAGGCGCCGTGGAGAAGGCTGGAGAAGGTAAAAGAATTACAGaagttaacttgtttttttcagtgACTGTATAAACTCGTTTACCCCATAAGGACCATTTGTGGTGACTACAACATTGTTCAGTTGTAACAACAGTAGTCAgtgcaacagcaacaaaaaatggGATTCACATCTATATCAAATGTGTTGACATGATCCACTGCCAATCATGAGTTAAACAGGTTAAACACAATGGACTggcactcatacacacacacacacacacactaaagaaCTACCACACCTTGATTATTTGTTATTACTGTTTTGATCATGATCCAGAGCCAGATCGTTTTTAAAACACTGAGTTGGTTTGGTATCATCAAAAACAAGCATTGATTAACTTAAATGTTGTGTGCAAATAACAATAGAAAAATAGTTTTAGTTAAATAATTCAACAAAGTACTCTGGTACAGTTTCATCACATCCAGTGATTTTACTAATGGGGGTTAAAAGTTGTAAACTTGCTATCGTAATTGACTGGAATTTATgtgaaataaacagaaaaaaagcttgCAAAAGGAAAATTAAAACGTTTGATTACCACAACCAGATATTAtgcaaattcaaacaaatttcGACCTTGTGCTGTGGAATCTTTGGTCCCATACACACAGCATGGCCAATGAGCCCTCACTGATGTTTATTGTTGTTccaaggaaagaaaaaacaacaacctttttCTCCATCACTTGTCTTCACTAGGGCCTGGTGAATGTGCAACCATggcttatttctttgttttcctctttcagAATGGGGTCGAACACGCCCATGCCTTCATTTATAGCCCGGAAACCTGTCGCTTCTGTGATGTCGAACAACATCTTAATGGTACTGCAACCAACTATCTGTCATATTTCTTATTTACGAAGAttgtaggctccagcactcccgcgacccttgtgaggataagcggctcagataatggatggatggatggcacccCGCACACTCACTCTCTTACTGTCCAACACTCAGGCATCCCAGTGGTCCACGGTGGACTCAAGGACATGAAGGTGTTGAAAACCACTCAGTCTGGTTTTTGGGGTTTCCTCAGAGACCGCTTTACCACGTTGCAAGACGCCATGGACAGGTGTTTCTGTACCACTGTCTATGCCAGGTGGCGCTACAACAAGGTTCAAGATGTCAACTTTGATGCTGCATGGTAATGAGCTCATCCAATTGTCTATATCTGTAGCTTTACATACATGCAAACCCTAGAAAACGCTGCAATATTTAACCTAAAATCAGCCATGTCCTGATAGGAAATGTGTCAAAGTTACGATTACTGAGAAGTTTGCAGGCCCATTTGATCATGGAGAGTTCTCGCCCTCTGTGCAGAAGACTCTTTATGACGCACAAGTCCTAGTTCTCTCTAGGGCTCCTGAGGTAAGGCCCCATTTTAgtttatcaaaatattttaaaacccaaatactttttcttctttgctaactttttctatatttgtcagaattaaaataattttataataTGGCCTCTATTAAGGAATAATCATTTCTGCCACAGACTAATAAAAGAGATATTCCTTATATGCTCAGCTGTTTACTTTTCATTACACAATAGTGGTCCCTATTTTTGATTCTAATCTCTTTTTATGTTTTCCTTAAGgcacaatttaaaaatttgTTCCTGTACATGTGATGTACCAACATAAAGCCAAATTCCTCGTTTGTGTTGCATTCACATTTTTGGCAATGAACCAGATTCTgatattaaattgtatttatatttatttatttatttatttcatttaaaaaaaaaaaaaaaaactaatttgctGGTTGGCCATGAGAAATCTGATGGTTAAGCGACCTTATTGTGACACGTGACTGTATAAAACAAGTCAAAGAGAAACAGTCAGTTAATGCCTCCCTACTCATGTGCATCGATTTACAGGTGGATGAAATAGAGATCATCATGCCCAACAACCACTACTTCACCATTGACATGACAAAAATGGGCATTGAGAACAAGGGCGAAGTAAGTTTGGTTAGTCTATCGGATGGTGTGCGTGATGTAATTTgttgactgaaatgtttttcttactATCACAGGTTCTTCTTCCCCTCGACAACCCCTCAGGAATCATCACAGGAACTGTGCGCAGGAAGCAAGCCAGACTGTGAAGACAAAAGCCCAAATATAGAATATACTGCCAAGATTGATGATATAATGTACCTTCGTCTCAGAAACAACAACCAATAAACAGGTGTCATTCTTTGGTGAGAAAAGAGCACCGTTTATTGCAAGTCTTTGATTGAAATAGTCAAACTCCAATGTTGCACAaggacaaatacacacacacacctgattAGTTGTCTTTGCAACCAAGTTGAAGCACCACAGGTAGGAGGGACATCAtaattacacacacatttctatTTCCAAAGAACCAAGCAAGACCTTTTGAGTTTGGCTTGCTGTATCTGGGAAAAATATAATACTTCATATTTCCAGCCAAGTGGCGATGTATGGACTCAGCTGCGCAGTTTAGGGCATACACAGATTACTTTTTTAGGGCAAATTCAACAGTCAAAGTGTTCTGGTGTTTTCAATCATATAACATCTTatgtacaaatacaatttttaaaaccaTCACTGGTTCatgacacgcacacaaatatataacacattccaaacacacaaatcccACTTCTGGAATACCACCCTGAACAGCATTTCTTGTCTTAAATAAAACAcgaagaataaaaaataaaatacaaaactgaaGCAGCAGAAATAAGAACAGCTAAAAAGGTAAACAGCTCCTTAGACCCCTAATGTGCGACCCAGGATTGGGGTCCACGCTTCCGAAAACATATTCAAACTGATCCTGTTTTAAGGTGCCATGCGGCCAGAGAAGTCTCCACCAATGGACAGCTGGTCGAGAGTTGTCGATTGTCACTGAGGCAGGGAGCAGCGAGCGCCTGATGACGTGCTAACAGGCGTTGCTCTTTAGGTGTTGGGTTTGCAGGGGCTTCACGTGATACTCGTAGATCTTCAGCGCCGGGCCCAGCTTTATTGACAGGCCCGTCAACACGTCATTACGTGTCATCAGCAGCAGTGACTTGCCATCGATTTCCTGTCAAGAAATGAAGACATTTTATTCCCATTGACAACCAAGTTTCCTTTCAGTAAATGGAGGCAGGCCCAACCTGATCTTGGAACGCTGCGGCTTGCTCTTCGAACCCTGTTGCTTTAAAGTAATTGACAACGTCAGCAACCACCCAATTGGCTGGATCAGGAAGCTGGCCATTCTCCGCTGGGCTACAGAGAGAGTAAATCCTTCATTACAAGATTAAACATTTACTATACTCTGAAAAACATGCGGAAAAATGCATGGAGGAATCctagtctgcttcctgactACTGTCGAGGCGCCCTTAAGCAAGGCCACTGACACCCTGGCTAGGAGGTGCAGCACTGCTTGCGTGCCCCTTTCACTCTGATCTCTCTCCTGTGTatacctgtatgtgtgtgatcTGAGTCTCTGTGctgtgcaacacaaaatatgCAGAAGGGTGTAAATATGAAATGATATTTACTTGAGGGATTACAATAAGTATAATAAGTTAAAAAGATTGGTCtttctcacagttttgaggttctcGGTAAGACTCTTGGCTCCAGCCTGCGtctgtggaatttgcatgttctccacatcAAGCATGAGTTTTGTTTGGGTACTCAGGCTTCTTCCCACACTCCATAaatatgcatgctaggttcactgaaaactaaattgtccagaggtgTTCCCTGCGAtttactggcgaccagtccaaggtgtactgcgcctctcgcccgaagtaagctgggacaggctccagctcacctgtgacccttatgaggataagcagtagactCTTCCACCGATCCGATCGGCTACACCGGATCAGCCCAtgttttacatttcataaaaaTTTAGTCATCGGCTTTAATGCCCTAATTTCCTAGGTCCTATGTAACGGTCGATagaatttgtggaaaaaaaaacatcccggTGATGATACAACTCAAGCTATTTGGAATCAATGCAATACTGCAGTACCTTGCGGGGGAGCATCTACAAAATGATTTAACACGACACAATCAGTATATCTGTCCAATGCAGGTTGTTTGTTcaacagaaaaagaagagaaaaaagaacaaattcgCAACTGAGAGATCACTACACCGATGAGTTTGATGACATCATCTCTCTTGGACTGTTTCACACAATTATCACTTTGCATGCTTACTTTCAAACACAATTGAAGCTATTATAAGAGCAAGTTAACAAGAAATAAGGGCGCAAACATGTTTGAGGACGTACGTGACGAGTGGCGAGTTTGTGATCATGTAAAAATGTATgggctcatccatccatccagccatccatttggCTACTTGGGGGgctacttgagtcatattcttTGTGAGTAACAGCACTCTTTCTTTGAGTACAATTTTTAGCTACTGTCTACACATCCCTCTGACTGTAAATAACAAGCACACTCTTCTCAGTAATCTGAGACTGTACCTTTTGGTGTCAACAGAACCATTTGCCTTGTCTTCCATGACGGCTGTAACAAAACAATTGGGATCCATTATGACATACCTGTCAACCAATGCATGCTCGgaaacattaaattaatttaaatacacCTCAAACAATGACTATACACTTCGTTGTCACAAAACAGCGAGTATGCA carries:
- the uox gene encoding uricase; this translates as MATASTQNVEFVRTGYGKNTVKVLCIRRQGGHHDIIEIKADVELTLKSRKDYLTGDNSDIIPTDTIKNTVHALAKLKGVKTIEQFSLDICRHFLTSFNHVLRAKVHMEEAPWRRLEKNGVEHAHAFIYSPETCRFCDVEQHLNGIPVVHGGLKDMKVLKTTQSGFWGFLRDRFTTLQDAMDRCFCTTVYARWRYNKVQDVNFDAAWKCVKVTITEKFAGPFDHGEFSPSVQKTLYDAQVLVLSRAPEVDEIEIIMPNNHYFTIDMTKMGIENKGEVLLPLDNPSGIITGTVRRKQARL
- the samd13 gene encoding sterile alpha motif domain-containing protein 13 isoform X2, translated to MEDKANGSVDTKSPAENGQLPDPANWVVADVVNYFKATGFEEQAAAFQDQEIDGKSLLLMTRNDVLTGLSIKLGPALKIYEYHVKPLQTQHLKSNAC
- the samd13 gene encoding sterile alpha motif domain-containing protein 13 isoform X1 is translated as MKFNCNVYSVMEDKANGSVDTKSPAENGQLPDPANWVVADVVNYFKATGFEEQAAAFQDQEIDGKSLLLMTRNDVLTGLSIKLGPALKIYEYHVKPLQTQHLKSNAC